Proteins encoded together in one Streptomyces sp. NA04227 window:
- a CDS encoding protein-arginine deiminase domain-containing protein, which translates to MARVRLPGRTAVAIALVGAVVATAPAFAAQAGAKEPAAAGGQADLRADVNRDGKVDVTGGSDTDGEDGWTVGRGAVFLANVDDDAKRCRTTGANGKPLGDAELAKCHDGADRKVNGSADAADLARVRSVPAKELRDGATGKLALTGQGAGHARLFLKRAGAWQPVTATTKLTAAELRSGVELGIEATDVVRDKAVWDGTAVVALTVNPGGGAKPTTDRVTLRTAPLLTHHHLQRAQQVLVTEIKGDDPYAREQRKFVKSLAEEVKKAGITAPLVKFTQYGDPWAQDFVEPAYATMAGPGGKPQGMRVMLRSAQPTREAGKELFGKLRGPGVGVVQVTGVKDSEEETLNSMGNLETIPPYTLGGRSYPAGRIIMGERKDTGSKPAKVMRTLLSSQGMQDPLLLDTSWLHVGHVDEFVQFLPADTPRGWRLGIADPEAGMRLLREAKESGHGGTRVFSKQGTKDAPVPKETIDQALASKSLRADNELAAKRIAANLEILKRETGVTDAEVVRVPALYTRGSESREGGARMPRLTRLGAGQAVPDAADEYGQLRDSWTEHRAPGRAEASGARSAAPGQQAGAEEPLMTSAYIPGAVNGVVFGPGRYLAPRQWGPVIDGKDIFTEAVTAAYRTAGMEVSYIDDYATYHLGMGEVHCGTNTLRDISAPWWKGRARS; encoded by the coding sequence ATGGCGCGCGTGAGACTTCCGGGGCGGACCGCTGTGGCGATCGCCCTCGTGGGAGCGGTCGTGGCGACCGCACCCGCCTTCGCCGCACAGGCGGGAGCCAAGGAACCCGCCGCGGCGGGCGGGCAGGCCGACCTGCGTGCCGACGTGAACCGCGACGGCAAGGTCGACGTCACCGGCGGCAGCGACACCGACGGCGAGGACGGCTGGACCGTCGGGCGCGGTGCGGTGTTCCTGGCGAACGTCGACGACGACGCGAAGCGCTGCCGGACGACCGGCGCGAACGGCAAGCCGCTCGGTGACGCCGAGCTGGCGAAGTGCCACGACGGCGCGGACAGGAAGGTCAACGGCTCGGCCGACGCCGCCGACCTGGCCCGGGTGCGCAGCGTCCCGGCGAAGGAACTGCGCGACGGCGCCACCGGCAAGCTCGCGCTGACCGGCCAGGGGGCGGGGCACGCGCGGCTGTTCCTCAAGCGCGCGGGCGCCTGGCAGCCGGTGACCGCCACCACCAAGCTGACCGCCGCCGAGCTGCGCTCCGGCGTCGAACTCGGCATCGAGGCCACCGATGTCGTGCGCGACAAGGCCGTCTGGGACGGCACCGCCGTGGTCGCGCTCACCGTGAACCCGGGCGGCGGCGCCAAGCCGACCACCGACCGCGTCACACTGCGCACCGCCCCGCTGCTCACCCACCACCACCTCCAGCGGGCCCAGCAGGTCCTGGTCACCGAGATCAAGGGCGACGACCCGTACGCGCGCGAGCAGCGCAAGTTCGTCAAGTCCCTCGCGGAGGAGGTGAAGAAGGCCGGTATCACCGCCCCGCTGGTGAAGTTCACCCAGTACGGCGACCCGTGGGCGCAGGACTTCGTGGAGCCCGCGTACGCCACCATGGCCGGGCCCGGCGGCAAGCCGCAGGGCATGCGCGTCATGCTGCGTTCGGCCCAGCCCACCCGCGAGGCGGGCAAGGAGCTGTTCGGCAAGCTGCGCGGACCGGGCGTCGGCGTCGTCCAGGTCACCGGGGTGAAGGACTCCGAGGAGGAGACCCTCAACTCGATGGGCAACCTGGAGACGATCCCGCCGTACACGCTGGGCGGCCGCTCGTACCCGGCCGGGCGGATCATCATGGGCGAGCGCAAGGACACCGGCTCCAAGCCCGCGAAGGTGATGCGCACCCTGCTCTCCTCGCAGGGCATGCAGGACCCGCTGCTGCTCGACACCTCCTGGCTGCACGTCGGCCACGTGGACGAGTTCGTGCAGTTCCTGCCCGCGGACACGCCGCGCGGCTGGCGGCTCGGCATCGCCGACCCCGAGGCGGGCATGCGACTCCTGCGCGAGGCGAAGGAGTCGGGACACGGCGGGACCCGGGTGTTCTCCAAGCAGGGCACCAAGGACGCTCCCGTGCCGAAGGAGACCATCGACCAGGCCCTCGCCTCCAAGTCGCTGCGCGCCGACAACGAGCTCGCCGCCAAGCGCATCGCCGCCAACCTGGAGATCCTCAAGCGCGAGACGGGCGTCACCGACGCCGAGGTCGTCCGCGTGCCCGCCCTGTACACCCGCGGCTCCGAGTCCCGCGAGGGCGGCGCCCGCATGCCGCGCCTGACCCGGCTCGGCGCGGGCCAGGCGGTGCCGGACGCGGCGGACGAGTACGGGCAGCTGCGTGACTCCTGGACCGAGCACCGCGCCCCGGGCCGCGCCGAGGCCTCCGGCGCGCGCTCGGCCGCTCCCGGTCAACAGGCGGGCGCCGAGGAGCCGTTGATGACGAGCGCCTATATACCCGGCGCCGTGAACGGCGTGGTGTTCGGCCCGGGCCGCTATCTCGCGCCCCGCCAGTGGGGCCCGGTGATCGACGGCAAGGACATCTTCACCGAGGCCGTCACCGCCGCCTACCGCACGGCGGGCATGGAGGTGTCGTACATCGACGACTACGCCACCTACCACCTCGGCATGGGCGAGGTGCACTGCGGCACCAACACCCTGCGCGACATCTCGGCACCGTGGTGGAAGGGGCGCGCCCGCTCCTGA
- a CDS encoding phytanoyl-CoA dioxygenase family protein has translation MSVPTSASTSTPLLPPAVEPRDTGAASAVPSWHGDDQEWWDWYMTLADNTTDSRTDEGATAPSEAAISAEVAALNAELAAPDFVPTDAHATAGRNSAAEVATEEEVLRHLNSPYPLKSRHLAAYRRQGFVRLPGVLAPSVVAALARRADELLDRAHGGPRPGRFLALEQLWLTDELMRAVALSPRLGALAARLTGADRVRLYHDNLLSKESGCGRTPWHRDADHYPLDTTALCTSWVALHDIPAEMGPLACLPNGPTAVEMRAVPFTLLGTDYDRRLRSVLDRTGGAPDATPFRAGDVSFHSAACFHTAGPNRTGTPRRVLSSTYYADGTRVSAEPTLLSGAWTDFLPGVAPGESAVSPLNPVVGTQPQP, from the coding sequence GTGTCCGTACCCACCTCCGCCTCCACGTCAACTCCCCTGCTCCCGCCCGCTGTTGAGCCCCGCGACACCGGGGCCGCGTCCGCCGTCCCGTCGTGGCACGGGGACGACCAGGAGTGGTGGGACTGGTACATGACGCTCGCCGACAACACGACGGACAGCCGTACGGACGAGGGGGCCACGGCGCCTTCCGAGGCGGCGATCTCGGCCGAAGTCGCCGCGCTGAACGCGGAGTTGGCCGCCCCGGACTTCGTCCCTACCGACGCCCACGCCACGGCCGGGCGGAACTCCGCCGCCGAGGTGGCCACCGAGGAAGAGGTCCTGCGGCATCTCAACTCCCCTTATCCGCTGAAGAGTCGGCACCTCGCCGCCTACCGGCGCCAGGGGTTCGTACGGCTGCCGGGGGTTCTCGCGCCCTCCGTGGTCGCGGCGTTGGCGCGGCGGGCGGACGAGTTGCTCGACCGGGCGCACGGAGGTCCGCGTCCGGGACGCTTCCTCGCGCTCGAACAGCTGTGGCTGACCGACGAGTTGATGCGCGCCGTCGCCCTGTCGCCCCGGCTCGGCGCTCTGGCGGCCCGGCTCACGGGCGCGGACCGGGTGCGGCTGTACCACGACAACCTCCTTTCCAAGGAGAGCGGTTGCGGCCGTACGCCGTGGCACCGGGACGCCGACCACTACCCGCTCGACACCACCGCGCTGTGCACCTCCTGGGTCGCCCTGCACGACATCCCCGCCGAGATGGGCCCGCTCGCCTGCCTGCCGAACGGCCCGACCGCCGTCGAGATGCGCGCCGTGCCCTTCACCCTCCTCGGCACGGACTACGACCGGCGGCTCCGGTCCGTCCTCGACCGCACGGGCGGTGCCCCGGACGCCACTCCGTTCCGCGCCGGTGACGTGTCCTTCCACTCCGCCGCCTGCTTCCACACGGCGGGCCCCAACCGCACCGGCACCCCGCGCCGTGTGCTCTCGTCGACGTACTACGCCGACGGCACCCGCGTCAGCGCCGAACCCACGCTCCTGAGCGGCGCCTGGACCGACTTCCTGCCGGGCGTGGCCCCCGGCGAGAGTGCCGTGTCCCCGCTGAACCCGGTGGTCGGCACCCAGCCACAGCCGTAG